ATTTCCAAATTTACAAATAACGAATTATGTCTTTTAGCCGTTTCCTTAAAAAACGTAAGTCCCAGTGCTGTTTTACCCATTGAAGGTCTTGCACCAATTATGACTAACTGCCCCCCTAAAAAATTGAAATATTTCTGCATGTTAGGAAATGGACTTTTAACACCATTCATAACTTTATTTTCAATTTTTTCTGCCCAATTTTTAAGCAATTCCTGAGGTTTTAGAAATTTATAACTTTCGTCTTCTTCCTCATTTATTTTTTCTGATAACTCCCTGATTTCCAATGATTTCTGCTCAGTAGTCAGTTCTTCATTTTCCATTATTTCTTTGATTTTGTTTTGGAATAAGTCTTTATGATATTCTTTTTTTAGTTCTCTTATGGCAATATTTACCGAAGTGATAAAAGAACCATAATCATACAGTACATCTAACAGTTCATCAGAAATTTCTATTCCTGAAACTTCAAACTGTCCTGTATTTTGAAACATTTCTGACATCTGAATAAATACTTTTTTAAGTTCTTCCCTTGAAAACCATTCAGCTTTTAAGCCTTTTTCAAGTGCAAGTTCTATATTTTCATGGAATACCATAAGTCTTCCAAGCAACATATATTCCAGTTTAGTTCTATGATTCATTTTAAGCACCTCCAAAGTATTTAGCTTTTATCATTTTTTCTCGTTCTTCAGGAGTCATTTTTGAAATTTCATTGTTGTTTCCCTGATCCGTTTTATTAATTTCTTTAGGTTCAAAAATTCCCGAATAGTTGTTCATTATTGATTTTTCTACGATATCTCTTAACTCTTGTACAGAGTATTTGA
This Leptotrichia sp. oral taxon 215 str. W9775 DNA region includes the following protein-coding sequences:
- a CDS encoding DnaB-like helicase C-terminal domain-containing protein gives rise to the protein MNHRTKLEYMLLGRLMVFHENIELALEKGLKAEWFSREELKKVFIQMSEMFQNTGQFEVSGIEISDELLDVLYDYGSFITSVNIAIRELKKEYHKDLFQNKIKEIMENEELTTEQKSLEIRELSEKINEEEDESYKFLKPQELLKNWAEKIENKVMNGVKSPFPNMQKYFNFLGGQLVIIGARPSMGKTALGLTFFKETAKRHNSLFVNLEMNESEITERILASEADVPLNRLSFREQTDRETFAISEAIATIDNMQFDILYCLKMDFEVIVNKIRIAHKKNPFKLVVIDYLTMMRSGKKFQNRNLEVEYMANALKMLSKELNTCIVVLAQLNRSNEARTGKNKKPEMSDLRDSGGIEQAADIIGLLYREDYYDEEMKNEDFVFLEMLIRKNRQGRTGDITFGFQKSSQRISGGRDEN